The Arachis hypogaea cultivar Tifrunner chromosome 19, arahy.Tifrunner.gnm2.J5K5, whole genome shotgun sequence genome has a window encoding:
- the LOC112777381 gene encoding histone-lysine N-methyltransferase ASHH3 isoform X1, with amino-acid sequence MPTMKKVVHYNSEQTSFGLVFSKLAEEIGEPVDFELPEWFNKCKPMPVTFIKRNIYLTKRVKRRLDDDGIFCSCTSSPGSSAVCGKDCHCGMLLSSCSSGCKCGVSCLNKPFQHRPIKKMKLVQTEKCGSGIVADEDIKQGEFVIEYVGEVIDDKTCEERLWNMKLRGVTNFYLCEINRDMVIDATYKGNKSRYINHSCCPNTEMQKWIIDGETRIGIFATRDIRKGEHLTYDYQFVQFGADQDCHCGANMCRRKLGVKPTKPKTSSDAALNLFGDQVYQNGGLHIGNSRLFCQSNCLRNCIGEVVRIRHLDIIRFGIIKRFHEYSKKHSIMFEDGHVEFFDMSKEDWELVTL; translated from the exons ATGCCTACCATGAAGAAGGTTGTTCATTAT AATTCTGAACAAACATCTTTTGGGTTAGTATTTAGCAAATTGGCAGAGGAGATTGGTGAACCTGTCGACTTTGAACTTCCAGAATGGTTTAATAAGTGCAAGCCAATGCCAGTAACATTTATAAAACGCA ATATATATCTGACAAAAAGGGTTAAAAGAAGGCTTGATGACGATGGCATATTTTGTTCTTGTACATCATCACCTGGATCTTCTGCTGTATGCGGTAAAGATTGCCACTGTGG GATGCTTCTGTCTAGCTGCTCTTCAGGCTGTAAATGTGGGGTTTCCTGTCTTAACAAACCATTCCAGCATCGACCCATCAAAAAGATGAAATTAGTTCAG ACTGAGAAATGTGGTTCTGGAATTGTGGCGGATGAAGATATCAAGCAAGGAGAATTTGTGATAGAATATGTTGGAGAAG TCATTGATGACAAAACATGTGAAGAAAGATTATGGAACATGAAACTTCGTGGGGTGACAAACTTCTACCTATGTGAAATAAATCGAGATATGGTGATCGATGCAACATATAAAGGAAACAAATCAAGATATATCAATCATAGTTGCTGTCCTAATACTGAGATGCAGAAATG GATAATTGACGGTGAAACGAGAATTGGCATATTCGCAACGCGCGACATAAGGAAAGGCGAACATCTGACATATGATTATCA GTTTGTCCAGTTTGGTGCGGATCAGGATTGCCACTGCGGGGCTAATATGTGCAGGCGTAAGCTTGGTGTGAAACCTACCAAGCCTAAAACTTCTTCAGATGCTGCATTAAATTTATTCGGAGACCAG GTTTATCAGAATGGAGGTTTGCATATTG GAAATTCCCGCCTCTTTTGCCAATCAAACTGCCTTCGCAATTGCATTGGTGAAGTTGTTAGAATCAGACACCTTGATATTATAAG GTTCGGGATTATTAAGCGGTTTCATGAATATTCGAAGAAACACTCG ATCATGTTTGAGGATGGACATGTTGAATTTTTTGACATGTCCAAGGAAGATTGGGAACTGGTTACATTGTGA
- the LOC112777381 gene encoding histone-lysine N-methyltransferase ASHH3 isoform X2, with translation MPTMKKNSEQTSFGLVFSKLAEEIGEPVDFELPEWFNKCKPMPVTFIKRNIYLTKRVKRRLDDDGIFCSCTSSPGSSAVCGKDCHCGMLLSSCSSGCKCGVSCLNKPFQHRPIKKMKLVQTEKCGSGIVADEDIKQGEFVIEYVGEVIDDKTCEERLWNMKLRGVTNFYLCEINRDMVIDATYKGNKSRYINHSCCPNTEMQKWIIDGETRIGIFATRDIRKGEHLTYDYQFVQFGADQDCHCGANMCRRKLGVKPTKPKTSSDAALNLFGDQVYQNGGLHIGNSRLFCQSNCLRNCIGEVVRIRHLDIIRFGIIKRFHEYSKKHSIMFEDGHVEFFDMSKEDWELVTL, from the exons ATGCCTACCATGAAGAAG AATTCTGAACAAACATCTTTTGGGTTAGTATTTAGCAAATTGGCAGAGGAGATTGGTGAACCTGTCGACTTTGAACTTCCAGAATGGTTTAATAAGTGCAAGCCAATGCCAGTAACATTTATAAAACGCA ATATATATCTGACAAAAAGGGTTAAAAGAAGGCTTGATGACGATGGCATATTTTGTTCTTGTACATCATCACCTGGATCTTCTGCTGTATGCGGTAAAGATTGCCACTGTGG GATGCTTCTGTCTAGCTGCTCTTCAGGCTGTAAATGTGGGGTTTCCTGTCTTAACAAACCATTCCAGCATCGACCCATCAAAAAGATGAAATTAGTTCAG ACTGAGAAATGTGGTTCTGGAATTGTGGCGGATGAAGATATCAAGCAAGGAGAATTTGTGATAGAATATGTTGGAGAAG TCATTGATGACAAAACATGTGAAGAAAGATTATGGAACATGAAACTTCGTGGGGTGACAAACTTCTACCTATGTGAAATAAATCGAGATATGGTGATCGATGCAACATATAAAGGAAACAAATCAAGATATATCAATCATAGTTGCTGTCCTAATACTGAGATGCAGAAATG GATAATTGACGGTGAAACGAGAATTGGCATATTCGCAACGCGCGACATAAGGAAAGGCGAACATCTGACATATGATTATCA GTTTGTCCAGTTTGGTGCGGATCAGGATTGCCACTGCGGGGCTAATATGTGCAGGCGTAAGCTTGGTGTGAAACCTACCAAGCCTAAAACTTCTTCAGATGCTGCATTAAATTTATTCGGAGACCAG GTTTATCAGAATGGAGGTTTGCATATTG GAAATTCCCGCCTCTTTTGCCAATCAAACTGCCTTCGCAATTGCATTGGTGAAGTTGTTAGAATCAGACACCTTGATATTATAAG GTTCGGGATTATTAAGCGGTTTCATGAATATTCGAAGAAACACTCG ATCATGTTTGAGGATGGACATGTTGAATTTTTTGACATGTCCAAGGAAGATTGGGAACTGGTTACATTGTGA